Proteins encoded together in one Lathyrus oleraceus cultivar Zhongwan6 chromosome 5, CAAS_Psat_ZW6_1.0, whole genome shotgun sequence window:
- the LOC127080131 gene encoding uncharacterized protein LOC127080131: protein MLQWIRMKVVKLGFDVVIGRSDNDSDRRCAFVTMTCERSGKYITPLWNFKRDDTGSRKCECSFKVRGYMLANKNWRFNVICGLHNHDLCEKLADHPSVRWLIPEEKECVAHMTLNLVQPKNIIVTLKRKRPENISNIKQVYNIRYRTCENGVIVRDIFWTHPDSIKLFNTFSTVLIFDSTYKTNKHKLRLLEMVGVTSIEKTLYHITQNMRSWVKPAVRTKQIEPGDGKLVKAGVVVEKIMDAWNRIINSSIKELYVDSVMHFRKVCEKYHDLSKYVERTILDQVKEKIVYA, encoded by the exons ATGCTTCAATGGATTCGTATGAAGGTCGTTAAACTTGGATTTGATGTTGTTATCGGAAGGTCCGATAATGATTCAGATAGAAGATGTGCTTTTGTGACAATGACATGCGAAAGAAGCGGGAAATATATAACTCCTCTATGGAATTTTAAAAGAGATGACACTGGTTCAAGAAAATGCGAGTGTTCGTTTAAGGTGCGTGGTTACATGTTGGCAAACAAAAATTGGAGATTTAATGTGATATGTGGTTTGCATAACCATGATTTGTGTGAAAAATTAGCCGACCATCCTAGTGTGCGTTGGCTTATACCAGAAGAGAAGGAATGCGTTGCTCACATGACATTGAACCTGGTTCAACCGAAAAATATAATTGTAACATTGAAACGGAAAAGGCCTGAAAATATATCAAATATTAAGCAAGTGTATAATATTCG GTACCGAACCTGCGAGAATGGAGTTATTgttagagatatattttggactcatccTGATTCCATAAAATTGTTCAACACGTTTTCTACTGTGCTCATATTTGATTCAACCTACAAGACCAACAAGCACAAACTTCGATTATTAGAGATGGTTGGTGTTACCTCAATTGAGAAGACACT GTATCACATAACACAGAATATGAGAAGTTGGGTTAAACCCGCGGTAAGGACGAAACAAATAGAGCCTGGAGATGGAAAATTGGTGAAAGCGGGTGTGGTTGTTGAAAAAATAATGGATGCATGGAATCGTATAATAAATTCTTCCATAAAAGAACTATATGTCGATTCCGTTATGCATTTCaggaaagtgtgtgaaaagtaTCATGATTTGTCAAAATATGTTGAAAGAACAATTCTTGACCAGGTGAAGGAGAAAATTGTTTATGCATAG
- the LOC127083772 gene encoding glyoxylate/hydroxypyruvate/pyruvate reductase 2KGR, producing the protein MGSIGVLLVTQVALYLEQELNKRYNLFRLWDYPQKSHFLTQHGASIRAVVGRSTAGADSELIDALPNLEIISSSSVGVDKIDLIKCKEKGIRVTNTPDVLTDEVADLTIGLILALLRRICECDRYVRSGNWKRGDYKLTSKFSGKTVGIIGLGRIGTAIAKRAEGFNCSICYYSRTQKQESKYKYYPSVVEVASNCDILIVACSLTEKTHHIINREVISALGPKGFLINIGRGKHVDEPELVSALLEGRLGGAGLDVFENEPHVPEELLGLENVVLLPHVGSATVETRTVMADLVLGNLEAHFLGKPLLTPVI; encoded by the exons ATGGGGTCCATAGGCGTTCTCCTCGTTACTCAAGTAGCTCTTTACTTAGAACAAGAACTCAACAAACGCTACAACCTTTTCCGCCTATGGGATTACCCACAAAAATCACACTTCTTAACTCAACACGGCGCCTCTATCCGTGCGGTGGTCGGACGCTCGACCGCCGGCGCAGATTCCGAGCTCATTGATGCACTTCCGAATCTGGAAATCATTTCGAGCTCCAGCGTTGGTGTTGATAAGATCGATCTTATAAAGTGCAAGGAGAAAGGGATTCGCGTTACGAATACACCAGATGTATTGACCGATGAAGTTGCTGATTTGACTATTGGTTTGATCCTCGCGCTTCTTAGAAGGATTTGCGAATGTGATCGATATGTTAGAAGTGGGAATTGGAAGCGTGGTGACTACAAACTCACTTCTAAG TTCTCTGGGAAAACTGTCGGCATTATTGGTCTGGGAAGGATCGGCACAGCAATTGCCAAGAGAGCTGAAGGTTTCAATTGTTCAATATGCTACTATTCTAGAACTCAAAAGCAGGAATCAAAATACAAGTACTATCCAAGTGTTGTTGAGGTCGCATCCAACTGTGACATACTAATTGTTGCCTGCTCTCTTACGGAGAAAACTCATCATATCATCAATCGGGAGGTCATTAGTGCACTTGGTCCGAAGGGTTTCCTAATAAACATCGGTCGAGGTAAGCATGTTGATGAGCCAGAGCTGGTCTCTGCATTGCTTGAAGGTCGTTTGGGTGGAGCTGGACTCGATGTGTTTGAAAATGAGCCTCATGTTCCTGAAGAGCTACTTGGGCTGGAAAATGTTGTCTTGTTGCCTCACGTTGGAAGCGCCACAGTAGAAACTCGAACTGTCATGGCTGACCTAGTTCTTGGAAACCTAGAGGCTCATTTCCTTGGAAAGCCACTGTTAACTCCCGTCATTTAA